A genomic stretch from Pirellulaceae bacterium includes:
- the sucD gene encoding succinate--CoA ligase subunit alpha, translating to MSILINRDTRVICQGITGRVGGFHTRGCLEYGTQMVGGVTPGKGGAEAEGLPVFDTVAEAVEQTGANATMIFVPPPFTADAILEAVDAGIKVVIAITEGVPVLDMVHVYEVVRRTGTHLIGPNCPGVITPEECKIGIMPGYIHKKGSVGVMSRSGTLTYEAVWQLSNVGLGQTTCVGLGGDPIVGTSFIDLLKMYEADDETEAILMIGEIGGTAEEEAAAHVKEHVTKPVAAFIAGRTAPPGKRMGHAGAIISGGKGTAVEKVAALQDAGIEVAESPADMGEAVKRSIAAAR from the coding sequence ATGAGTATTCTGATTAACCGAGACACACGCGTCATCTGCCAGGGAATCACTGGTCGAGTTGGTGGATTTCATACCCGCGGCTGTCTCGAATACGGTACGCAAATGGTTGGTGGCGTCACGCCCGGTAAAGGCGGAGCGGAAGCCGAAGGCTTGCCCGTGTTTGACACGGTGGCCGAAGCCGTTGAGCAGACGGGGGCCAACGCGACCATGATCTTTGTGCCACCCCCATTTACCGCTGATGCCATCCTTGAGGCGGTGGATGCTGGGATTAAGGTGGTGATTGCCATCACCGAAGGGGTGCCCGTCTTGGATATGGTCCACGTCTATGAAGTCGTTCGCCGCACAGGAACCCATCTGATTGGGCCCAATTGCCCCGGCGTGATCACGCCGGAAGAATGCAAGATCGGGATCATGCCAGGATACATTCACAAAAAGGGCTCCGTTGGTGTGATGAGCCGCAGTGGTACGCTGACTTACGAGGCCGTCTGGCAGTTGAGCAATGTTGGTTTGGGCCAAACGACTTGTGTCGGATTAGGGGGAGACCCGATTGTTGGCACGTCCTTCATCGATCTCTTGAAAATGTACGAGGCCGATGATGAAACCGAGGCGATTCTCATGATCGGTGAGATTGGCGGGACCGCTGAGGAAGAAGCGGCTGCGCACGTCAAAGAGCATGTCACGAAACCGGTGGCTGCCTTTATTGCCGGACGAACGGCTCCACCCGGAAAACGTATGGGCCATGCCGGGGCCATTATTTCTGGTGGCAAAGGAACAGCCGTCGAAAAGGTCGCTGCCCTTCAGGATGCTGGCATCGAGGTTGCTGAGAGTCCGGCCGATATGGGGGAAGCGGTGAAGCGTTCCATTGCCGCTGCTCGTTAG
- the sucC gene encoding ADP-forming succinate--CoA ligase subunit beta yields the protein MKVHEFQAKQILRDAGVAVPRGIVARTAEEASAAFQELAGPIAVVKAQIHAGGRGKGRLKEHPEQPGVQLVKSADVAQEVAGRLLGSCLETIQTGPEGQVVRQVLIEEGCQIARELYLGIVVDRAKSCPVLMASSEGGVEIEKVAAETPELIFKEHFDPAQGLQDFQVRKLCQQLGIQSGSLKSALSLMKGLCRVFAESDCSLAEINPLVVTEQGELIALDAKMTFDDNAMFRHRDILEFRDEAEEEPSELRAGNAGLSYVALEGNIGCLVNGAGLAMSTMDLIKLHGGEPANFLDVGGGANVDQVTEAFRILLDDKNVKAVLVNIFGGIMRCTTIANALVEAYKTVGFNVPLVVRLEGTEVKEGRQIIADSDVDIITADDLTDAAKKVVAASR from the coding sequence ATGAAAGTACATGAATTTCAGGCCAAGCAAATCCTGCGCGACGCGGGCGTCGCGGTCCCTCGCGGGATTGTTGCTCGTACAGCCGAGGAGGCCTCAGCGGCTTTTCAGGAATTGGCCGGCCCAATCGCTGTTGTTAAGGCTCAAATCCATGCGGGCGGCCGCGGCAAAGGCAGGCTAAAAGAGCATCCCGAGCAACCCGGGGTTCAGTTGGTCAAATCAGCTGACGTAGCCCAAGAAGTGGCCGGCCGACTGCTCGGGAGTTGCCTTGAGACGATCCAAACGGGGCCAGAAGGCCAAGTCGTCCGACAGGTGTTGATTGAGGAAGGCTGCCAAATTGCTCGGGAGCTTTACCTGGGAATTGTGGTGGATCGAGCAAAATCATGCCCTGTGCTGATGGCGTCCAGCGAAGGCGGCGTCGAGATTGAAAAGGTTGCGGCGGAAACACCGGAACTGATTTTCAAGGAACATTTTGACCCAGCCCAGGGTTTGCAAGACTTTCAAGTGCGTAAACTGTGTCAGCAGTTGGGGATCCAATCTGGAAGCCTCAAGTCGGCGCTCAGCCTGATGAAAGGCCTATGTCGCGTCTTTGCCGAATCCGATTGCAGTCTGGCTGAAATTAATCCACTGGTGGTCACCGAGCAGGGTGAACTGATCGCCCTGGATGCGAAAATGACGTTCGACGATAACGCCATGTTTCGACATCGAGACATTTTGGAGTTCCGCGATGAAGCCGAGGAAGAACCGTCTGAATTACGAGCCGGTAATGCGGGGCTGAGCTATGTTGCTCTCGAGGGCAACATTGGCTGCCTGGTGAATGGAGCCGGATTGGCGATGAGTACCATGGATCTTATTAAGCTTCATGGTGGCGAGCCCGCAAATTTTCTGGATGTCGGAGGCGGGGCCAATGTGGACCAGGTGACCGAAGCCTTCCGCATCCTGTTGGATGATAAGAATGTCAAAGCGGTGTTGGTCAATATATTTGGCGGAATCATGCGTTGCACAACGATCGCTAATGCCTTGGTCGAAGCCTACAAAACCGTCGGCTTCAACGTGCCGCTTGTCGTTCGTCTTGAAGGTACCGAAGTCAAAGAAGGTCGTCAGATCATTGCCGATAGCGACGTTGACATCATTACCGCAGATGATTTGACCGATGCTGCGAAAAAGGTTGTGGCAGCGAGTCGCTAA